Proteins from a single region of Apium graveolens cultivar Ventura chromosome 7, ASM990537v1, whole genome shotgun sequence:
- the LOC141671708 gene encoding putative membrane protein At4g09580 isoform X1, with protein sequence MGEKIETSSSSSSSSLNMNVNDNGRMVNNNVNKSLSFSTKFPLTFWEMAVASCVVLGFGVGLSCVYLTMPHSDYSFLKLPRNLNDIQTLRDDLESYTNDYTAQVLTGYCMVYIFMQTFMIPGTVFMSLLAGSLFGVFRGVALVVFNATAGASSCYFLSKLIGRPLLFSLWPDKLSFFQAQVAKRHDSLLNYMLFLRVTPTLPNTFINLASPIVGIPFHIFFFATLIGLVPAAFVTVRAGIALGDLRSMGDLYDMHSIATLFLIGIVSVTPTLMNNKSKSL encoded by the exons atgGGAGAAAAGATAGAGACATcatcatcatcttcttcttcttctttgaATATGAATGTTAATGACAATGGCAGGATGGTAAATAATAATGTCAATAAATCATTAAGTTTTAGTACTAAGTTTCCATTGACTTTCTGGGAGATGGCAGTTGCATCATGTGTTGTTTTGGGATTTGGTGTTGGTCTTTCTTGTGTTTATCTCACTATGCCTCATTCTGATTATAGCTTTCTTAAGCTTCCTAGAAATCTCAATGACATTCAAACTCTAAG GGATGACCTGGAGAGCTACACAAATGACTACACTGCTCAGGTTCTTACCGGATATTGCATGGTTTACATCTTTATGCAAACTTTTATGATACCCGGTACTGTTTTCATGTCATTGCTCGCGGGATCCCTTTTTGGAGTTTTCAGAGGTGTGGCTTTAGTTGTGTTCAATGCTACAGCTGGTGCATCATCTTGCTATTTCCTATCGAAATTAATCGGACGACCTCTTCTCTTCTCTCTTTGGCCTGATAAACTGAGTTTTTTTCAAGCACAG GTGGCTAAAAGGCATGACAGTCTGCTGAACTACATGCTTTTTCTAAGAGTCACCCCAACTTTGCCAAATACTTTTATTAATCTTGCTTCACCAATTGTCGGGATACCTTTTCACATATTCTTCTTCGCAACCTTGATTGGTCTCGTTCCTGCTGCCTTTGTAACTGTCAGG GCTGGAATAGCTCTTGGTGACTTGCGCTCCATGGGAGATCTCTACGATATGCACTCAATAGCCACCCTGTTTCTTATAGGAATTGTCTCAGTCACTCCAACATTAATGAACAACAAGAGCAAATCACTATAA
- the LOC141671708 gene encoding putative membrane protein At4g09580 isoform X2: protein MLMTMAGCFLKLPRNLNDIQTLRDDLESYTNDYTAQVLTGYCMVYIFMQTFMIPGTVFMSLLAGSLFGVFRGVALVVFNATAGASSCYFLSKLIGRPLLFSLWPDKLSFFQAQVAKRHDSLLNYMLFLRVTPTLPNTFINLASPIVGIPFHIFFFATLIGLVPAAFVTVRAGIALGDLRSMGDLYDMHSIATLFLIGIVSVTPTLMNNKSKSL from the exons ATGTTAATGACAATGGCAGGATG CTTTCTTAAGCTTCCTAGAAATCTCAATGACATTCAAACTCTAAG GGATGACCTGGAGAGCTACACAAATGACTACACTGCTCAGGTTCTTACCGGATATTGCATGGTTTACATCTTTATGCAAACTTTTATGATACCCGGTACTGTTTTCATGTCATTGCTCGCGGGATCCCTTTTTGGAGTTTTCAGAGGTGTGGCTTTAGTTGTGTTCAATGCTACAGCTGGTGCATCATCTTGCTATTTCCTATCGAAATTAATCGGACGACCTCTTCTCTTCTCTCTTTGGCCTGATAAACTGAGTTTTTTTCAAGCACAG GTGGCTAAAAGGCATGACAGTCTGCTGAACTACATGCTTTTTCTAAGAGTCACCCCAACTTTGCCAAATACTTTTATTAATCTTGCTTCACCAATTGTCGGGATACCTTTTCACATATTCTTCTTCGCAACCTTGATTGGTCTCGTTCCTGCTGCCTTTGTAACTGTCAGG GCTGGAATAGCTCTTGGTGACTTGCGCTCCATGGGAGATCTCTACGATATGCACTCAATAGCCACCCTGTTTCTTATAGGAATTGTCTCAGTCACTCCAACATTAATGAACAACAAGAGCAAATCACTATAA